The DNA sequence TGTATCATCATTAACAACAAGAACTTCAACAAGAGCATCggtacaaacacgcacatgcatacacgcgcacacgaAAAAGGCCACGGTGGTGATGTTCCTCGCACACTGCATACACATCCTCCTCCCGTTATGTGTCTGCTCTTTAGAGACTCGATTTGTGTTGTTGCCGTCAGAGCGGTGGCAGTACATTTGCCTGCGATGACAATGAAACGACAAAAGAGGATTTGAATAAAGACACACGGGGCTCTTtccactcccccccccctcccttcttAGTCATCTAGTGAAAAGGGCCGAGCCTCTCGCACTGTTCCGATACTcaaatgtggtgtgtgtgtgtgtgtgttctcacctgAAGGCATGAACACGCGTAACGGCACGGATATCGACGCCGGCAACGTCATGAAGGTGTTCGGCAAACTGGGCTACAAAGTGAAGGTGTTCAACGACCAGACGGTGGAGCAGATCAAGAACGTTTTAACGGCAGGTAAGTTTTAACCCGCAGCCCTTCTTCAGGCAGGTTTTAACGAGGGtaaggtttatttgtttattatcatAACCGCCATGCCCCTCCTCCAGGAGTCTGAGGGGTGGAGCTGTGGATCTCTGATTCAGTTTCCTGTTAACCACACCTCCAGCTAGCAGTTTATTTCTCGTCTTTATTGTGTAACGTCTAGTGGGCGGAGTGACAGCAGTATAAGGACCGTCCTTGTTCCTGGGATTCTCGTTCTGTAACTTCAAAGTCAAAATTCTAAAGAAGTCATTTGTTTAACACCACTGAGCTGTAGTGACAGGGTGTACACAGAAACTGTCTGTAGACTCTGTGTTATTAACCTAACCACAAACCCACAGAAACcattgcatgtttgtgtctaGACTAGCTAACGTGGTTTGAGATGGCAAATGTTCGTGTATTTCAGGTGCTAGTTTTAGTTTGCTGATTTTATTTAGGTATCTGAACCTACATCCAACACCGGCAACCAGTTCATAGAAGGAGTACAGTAGGGTGTTGAGCTTGCAGGCAACTGCTAGTTCacgctcctgtgtgtgtgtgtcagtttccAAGGAGGACCACAGCCGCTATGCatcactagtgtgtgtgttgctgagtcATGGAGACGAGGGTGTGTTTTTTGGGACGGACGGTGCATTGGAGCTGAAGGCCCTCACCAGCCTGTTCAGAGGAGACCGATGTGCATCGCTAGTGGGCAAGCCCAAACTCTTCTTCATACAGGTGTGtgcgttgcgtgtgtgtgcatgtacatgtgcaagCCAGCTCAAATTCCCCTTCCTGTTTTGGGAGTGGATGTATGCACAAGTTCAGTCTTCCAACAGATTCAGACAGGAGTTTGTAGGTTTAAACAAACCTCAATTCTTTTTCCTGTATaagtaagcgtgtgtgtgtgtgtgtgtgtgtgtgtgtgttcgcactCAATCTTGAAATTATCCTCCCTTTTACTAAAGCTGAATGATGACTTACATGTACTTACAGATAGCAAGCCCAGCAAGAGAGTGACATGTTTGCCTTGATAatgttatgatgtgtgtgtgtgtgtgtgtgtgtgtgtgtgtgtgtgtgtgtgtgtgtgtgtgtgtgtgtgtgtgtgtgtgtgtgtgtgtgtgcgtgcgcgcgcgcgcacccaTGCGTCTGTCGGCAGGCCTGCAGAGGCACAGACTTGGATCCAGGTGTGGAGACTGACTACCCAGACGAGTCCCCGGTGAAGATTCCAGTGGAGGCTGACTTCCTCTATGCCTACTCTACagcaccaggtacacacacacacacacacacacacacacacgcttgcatgCGTGCTCTTAAACTGTCTGCTTTGGTGATTAATTAGTAGGCTTGAGCGTGAGCATCCTCTGCATGCCTGTAACCTAGGTTACTACTCCTGGAGGAACACCATGACAGGTTCCTGGTTCGTCCAGGCTCTGTGCGAGATGCTCTGCACGTATGGCCGCGAGCTGGAACTCATGCACATCATGACCAGGGTCAACCACAAGGTGGCGCTGGACTTCGAGTCCACCTCCAACCTGCCAGGCTTCGACGCCAAGAAGCAGATCCCCTGCATTGTGTCCATGCTCACCAAAGAGATGTACTTTACCTGCTGAGAGGAGGATGTCCCAGCACGCTGCAGACAGCAGGCTGAGCTCTAGGGACACGGGTAAAGCCACAATCAGGGATTTCAGCCCAAGAAATGGGCGACTATGCCAGGTGAATGTGGAACTCGACAGCCAATGTCCTCGCAGTGTTTTAGGCCTTCTAGAATTTTCTTAGCGTTTGTAAACACCTAAGAATCCAAATCCTAAAAAGATGGTTAAGGCAGACTTGCGCTAGAAACGTAATGTGAACAAAACTGACTTTGCAAATCCCTGATTGTGGCTTTTGTGAAAAGTGCTTGGGTGTGTGCGAACATTGCTTTTAGGCACCAGTAggacacatttaaaatgaaaaaaaaaaaaaaaaacatttaaaagtttgGAATTGGCCAGAAATCTCCTGTAGGGATCTTGCTCTGAAGTAGCAGTGATGGTAGGGGTCTATCCTAAAAGTTCAAAAGTGACTCGGTAGCTATGAACTGTTTGTAGTTTTCATTGTCCTTGCTCATCAATATttactttgtgtttgtcttcACATCAGGATATTGAGTATCTTGCcaacttgtttatttttctgttcgTTTAACTTTTCAAGCTTTGTTTACATCATGTGAAACCATTTCATGTAGTCGTTTGCCACCTTTTTATTTGAGGTGTGAACTTCGTGTGTACTCTTGGGCTCACTGGGTTTAGAGACTGAACCGGACCGGCGAACGATAGGGGCACCCATCACGTGAGCAGCACTAGACAACGAGCAACTTCACGTGCACTGGATACTGTTACCAAGCAACGCCTTTCCGGGGAGACTGTTTAACTACTCCACCGTGAAGCCTTGCTATGTACCATTTGAAATTTTTCTTTCAGTCTAAGGGAGTTTTTACACATCTACGTTGTGTATTTATAGTACCTTTTTATAGTTGGGTTTCGTATTGTGAACCTCTTCAGGTTTATCTTGTTGAAACTACCCATTGCAGCACTACTAGTGTCTTTTCTTATACAGATTTATAAAGCCAGCAGTGGCGAGTAAGTTTGGTGCTACAGTGCAATAAAAggagataaaaaataaatggtgCCCAGCTCATGGTGTGGCAATAGTTATGGGTTCCAAACAGTGATTAGTGACCCATGGGGCAATGCGGATAAAAATCTGTAATGGAAACTGTCATTGGAAAAATTAAGGATTGCTTATATAACTATCGTTTTGCTGTGACCTTTGTCCTTTTCTATTTGTCTATATGCCACTAAGGcgctgtgtctgtatgtgtgtgtgagaacgtgTGTGTACTATAAACTAGCCCAGGGATTATAAGATGAGTGCAGCAGAGGTTTGCCAGCGTGCCTCTGTCCTGCCTTGGTTCACGGGTGGTGTGAGTTAATCAACCCCACAAGTTGTGCTGAATCAGGTTAACGCGGGGATGCGGCAGTCTGAGCTGAGCGGTGACCATGAAAAACTGAAGGCCACCGCCTTAGAACAATCACACCTGACCTCAAGTGACCTTTACTGAGCTGTGCGTGGGAGGAGTCTGTTCATGTTGTTTAGGTTGGCACCAGCCTGGTTATGTCGTGTGTCGTTAAGATGGTCAACATCTGAGTCCTGCTGTGTCCTTGTGCCGATTATATGGTCAATATTAtgacaatgtttgtttgttttttcttttgcactgcCCATACTTGATACTGCAATGTTTCCTATGTAACTCCAAGCCCATtgggttaaataaataatgtaccTTTTGACAGAAATAATGGTTGTTTTGTATAAATCCTATGGGAATTGCAAGCCCTGTGAGttgaatatatgtttttatagtTGCAAGACAAAATCGTAAGTTTAGCCAGCGGTACTGGCTCAATGTAATAATGGAAATGCCTttggccactagatggcagtagaATAACTGCAAAGCAGACAGACCTGTAAAACAGGTAAACTATAACAGTGTAATAAAACTTAGGGCATTGATTTTTTTGAGTCAGATCGTTGTGTTTAGATGATGACCTAAGAAGAGTTCATCAGACCCTGAAGGTCACAGCATGTCggcagactggtgtgtgtgtgtggctgaaagCAGACTAGTTGGGGAAGACTGCCCAGCTCTGGGACACTACCTGAATATGATGATCACTGTCAAATATAGTTCCACTCCTTTTgagtaataaaataattctaataTATTTCAGTCTAACACATATTCCACTTATGATAAACCCACATATCCTagtctacatttaaaaaaccgTTACTAAACGGCAGTGTAAACTGTGAtcattattttgaaatatgtgCATTCATTCATAAGAAACATGATAGAATGCTGAGTTGCTATAAGTGTAAATTATTGCagtatttaaattaattcaataaaatcaaattatctGTTATGGAACATTTAAGATAAACCCTTTACAGTTATCCATTCATCATAAGTAGGAAACATGACTAACTGAACCTTAAACAGTACTGAATGTGaaaaactgttgtttttttttaacctaaaaaagaaaagtaaacgCGGCCATCTCTTTGAACATTTTACAGAGGCATGGACACGTAGGAGtgtaataataacattattctACATCTCTCATGTGACTCAAAAACTAAACAATAACTTCTTTACATCCTCATTTGGGTCAAACATCAGCAGAGATAGAAGGTTCTAAAATCATAAAATCCATAAAATCAAATTTgtaatttaaaatatgaaagtgaTTGAGACAGGGTTTGCTCCACCTTTAAAGAAGTGAGGTGTCACACCTTCCACTCGGACTCAGccctgtacacactacacttcCCACAAGCAAAACTCTTTTGGTTTTTGTAAAAATCTATTTATGTCTGTTCcctgttggatttgtttgctattcatctgtttgt is a window from the Electrophorus electricus isolate fEleEle1 chromosome 9, fEleEle1.pri, whole genome shotgun sequence genome containing:
- the casp3a gene encoding caspase-3a, translating into MSDSTEKKEANGDCVDARREDQAEAGVGWAAGGPAVQVDAKARPHAYRYSLDYPCIGQCIIINNKNFNKSIGMNTRNGTDIDAGNVMKVFGKLGYKVKVFNDQTVEQIKNVLTAVSKEDHSRYASLVCVLLSHGDEGVFFGTDGALELKALTSLFRGDRCASLVGKPKLFFIQACRGTDLDPGVETDYPDESPVKIPVEADFLYAYSTAPGYYSWRNTMTGSWFVQALCEMLCTYGRELELMHIMTRVNHKVALDFESTSNLPGFDAKKQIPCIVSMLTKEMYFTC